In the genome of Populus alba chromosome 11, ASM523922v2, whole genome shotgun sequence, one region contains:
- the LOC118047413 gene encoding G-type lectin S-receptor-like serine/threonine-protein kinase At1g11330: protein MTVSEDGNLIVLNGRKEILWSSNVSNGVSNSSAQLTDDGNLILRGGEIGNSLWQSFQEPSDTFMPKMRLTANRRTGKKTQITSWKSPSDPSVGSFSSGIEPSSIPEVFVWNDSRPLWRSGPWNGQAFIGIPEMNSVYINGYNLVQDGDGTFSLSVGLANESYITNFALSYEGRFGEIYWDSGNERWEHKKQYPGDDCDIYGKCGPFGFCNTQNSPICRCLKGFEPKNSDEWNRRNWTNGCVRRRELKCERTQSDGQVPKEDEFLKLDMVKVPDFSEWSSSASEQNCKDECLNNCSCIAYSHQTGIGCMLWREKLTDIRKFSSGGANLYVRLADLEFGKNRDKKAVISITVVTGAIIIAAGAFFWWKWMAKYRERKRESERILSSRRKKGYPVFFNGNSIQESMNQVKFQELPLFKLQTLIAATDYFDASNKLGEGGFGPVYRGNLPDGQEIAVKRLSRASGQGQEEFMNEVVVISELQHRNLVRLLGCCVEGDEKMLVYEYMQNKSLDASLFDPVRKEVLDWKERFNIVDGICRGLLYLHRDSRLRIIHRDLKPSNILLDQELNPKISDFGMARIFGGNEDHVNTRRVVGTYGYMSPEYAMHGRFSEKSDVFSFGVLLLEIVSGRRISNIDGNEQGLNLLEFAWKLWNEGNTPALVDPALTLDQYSKVEILRCIHVGLLCVQEFAKDRPAISTIISMVNSEIVDLPLPNNPAYTERLIGLHTERRRDSINFVSTTLFDGKFPELKHTQFTWFGNLPTPRSYWLY, encoded by the exons atgACAGTATCTGAAGATGGAAATCTTATAGTTTTGAACGGTCGGAAAGAGATTCTTTGGTCGTCAAATGTTTCAAATGGTGTCAGTAACTCAAGTGCACAGCTTACGGATGATGGAAACCTAATCCTGCGAGGGGGCGAAATTGGAAACAGCTTATGGCAGAGTTTCCAGGAACCATCTGATACGTTCATGCCGAAGATGAGACTTACTGCTAATAGAAGAACGGGTAAGAAGACGCAAATAACATCATGGAAAAGCCCTTCTGATCCATCTGTTGGAAGCTTTTCTTCTGGTATTGAACCCTCAAGCATTCCTGAGGTTTTCGTTTGGAATGATAGCCGTCCACTCTGGCGGAGTGGTCCATGGAATGGTCAAGCCTTTATAGGAATTCCAGAAATGAATTCAGTTTATATTAATGGGTATAATCTTGTACAAGATGGAGATGGAACTTTTTCACTAAGTGTTGGGCTGGCCAATGAATCTTATATCACCAATTTTGCTTTGAGTTATGAAGGAAGATTTGGAGAAATATATTGGGATTCTGGCAATGAGAGGTGGGAACATAAGAAGCAATATCCAGGAGATGATTGTGATATTTATGGCAAATGTGGGCCTTTTGGATTCTGCAATACACAGAATTCACCAATTTGCAGGTGCTTGAAGGGGTTTGAACCAAAAAATTCTGATGAGTGGAATAGAAGAAATTGGACAAATGGTTGTGTCAGGAGGAGGGAATTGAAATGCGAAAGAACACAAAGTGATGGTCAAGTGCCCAAAGAAGATGAGTTTTTGAAACTGGATATGGTGAAAGTGCCAGACTTTTCTGAGTGGTCATCTTCAGCATCCGAACAAAACTGTAAGGATGAGTGCTTGAATAATTGCTCATGTATAGCTTACTCACATCAAACTGGTATTGGTTGTATGCTATGGAGGGAAAAGTTAACTGATATAAGGAAGTTTTCCAGTGGAGGGGCTAATCTTTATGTCCGCCTTGCAGATTTGGAATTCG GAAAAAACAGAGATAAGAAAGCAGTTATCAGTATAACTGTGGTTACTGGAGCAATTATTATTGCAGCTGGTGCTTTTTTTTGGTGGAAGTGGATGGCTAAATATAGAG AAAGGAAGAGGGAAAGCGAGCGAATCTTATCATCGAGAAGGAAAAAAGGATATCCAGTATTCTTTAATGGAAACTCGATCCAAGAGAGCATGAACCAAGTTAAATTTCAAGAACTACCACTATTCAAATTACAAACGCTGATAGCTGCAACAGACTACTTTGATGCTTCCAACAAGCTTGGGGAGGGTGGTTTTGGGCCAGTGTACAGG GGAAATCTGCCAGATGGGCAAGAAATAGCGGTGAAAAGACTGTCAAGAGCATCTGGGCAAGGGCAAGAAGAATTTATGAACGAGGTTGTGGTGATTTCTGAACTCCAACACAGGAATCTTGTGAGACTTCTTGGTTGCTGTGTTGAAGGAGATGAAAAGATGCTGGTCTATGAGTACATGCAAAATAAAAGCTTGGATGCATCTCTCTTTG ATCCAGTTAGAAAAGAAGTTCTAGACTGGAAAGAACGCTTCAACATTGTCGATGGAATTTGTCGAGGTCTCCTTTACCTTCACAGGGATTCCAGACTAAGAATTATTCATAGAGATCTGAAGCCAAGTAACATCTTGTTGGACCAAGAACTAAATCCAAAAATTTCAGACTTTGGGATGGCTAGGATATTTGGAGGCAATGAAGATCATGTTAACACGAGAAGGGTTGTAGGAACCTA TGGCTATATGTCCCCTGAATACGCAATGCACGGGCGATTTTCAGAGAAATCAGATGTTTTCAGCTTTGGAGTCTTGCTGTTAGAGATTGTGAGTGGAAGAAGAATTTCAAATATTGATGGCAATGAACAGGGTTTAAACCTTTTGGAATTT GCATGGAAACTGTGGAATGAAGGGAACACTCCAGCTCTAGTTGATCCTGCATTAACATTAGATCAATATTCCAAGGTGGAAATTTTGAGATGCATACATGTAGGTTTGCTGTGTGTTCAGGAATTCGCAAAAGATAGGCCAGCTATCTCTACCATCATTTCAATGGTAAATAGTGAAATCGTGGATCTTCCTCTTCCTAACAACCCAGCATACACAGAAAGGCTTATTGGTTTACATACAGAGAGGAGGAGAGACTCCATAAACTTTGTTTCAACTACACTTTTTGATGGGAAATTTCCAGAACTCAAACACAcacaatttacgtggttcggcaacttgcctactccacggagctactggttgtattaa